From Pigmentibacter ruber, a single genomic window includes:
- a CDS encoding Trp family transcriptional regulator, with protein MTQSKFQKSTKEILDFILEIKDKGISMDDSEQFLKVFLTPAEIDAISQRLQIVDMIAKGIAQREISEKLGVGIATVTRGSRMLQENNELLKKVFPRS; from the coding sequence ATGACTCAATCTAAATTTCAAAAATCAACAAAAGAAATTTTAGATTTTATTTTAGAGATCAAAGATAAAGGTATTTCTATGGATGACTCAGAACAGTTTTTAAAAGTATTTCTTACCCCTGCTGAAATAGATGCTATTTCTCAAAGACTTCAAATTGTTGATATGATTGCTAAAGGAATAGCACAAAGAGAAATTTCAGAAAAATTGGGAGTAGGAATTGCAACTGTGACAAGAGGAAGCCGAATGTTACAAGAAAATAATGAACTTCTTAAAAAAGTTTTTCCAAGAAGTTAA
- a CDS encoding alpha/beta hydrolase codes for MSIQSNSINAKGKKTIQLNSPLKVVSNIRGDDIKNIIICLHGFGDNAANFSSLANEINVQNVLWLFPQGPKNYPMGFDGAQWFPLFNDPTEERRNSEELILQLIYEAIEVCKLDFSKVFLLGFSQGAALAIHCGLKTKEKLAGILALSGFIFQAHAIKNAYAGKVIETPMLVLHGNQDQVIFPVTYYDMLDSLKDLGVKRLRNKIYSNMGHTISSEEIKDITKFIEENR; via the coding sequence ATGTCAATACAATCAAATTCAATAAATGCTAAAGGTAAGAAAACTATTCAATTAAATAGTCCTCTCAAAGTTGTATCGAACATTAGAGGTGATGATATTAAAAATATTATTATTTGTTTACATGGTTTTGGCGATAATGCTGCAAATTTTTCTTCTTTGGCAAATGAAATAAATGTGCAAAACGTTCTTTGGCTTTTTCCTCAAGGTCCAAAGAATTATCCTATGGGATTTGACGGAGCACAATGGTTTCCGCTATTTAACGACCCAACTGAAGAAAGAAGAAATTCAGAAGAACTCATATTGCAATTAATCTATGAAGCTATTGAAGTCTGTAAACTAGATTTTTCAAAAGTTTTTCTGTTAGGTTTTTCACAAGGAGCTGCATTAGCTATTCACTGCGGATTAAAAACAAAAGAAAAACTCGCTGGAATTTTGGCATTAAGTGGTTTTATTTTTCAAGCGCATGCGATTAAAAATGCTTATGCAGGTAAAGTTATTGAAACACCTATGCTTGTTCTTCATGGCAACCAAGATCAAGTAATTTTTCCAGTAACATATTATGATATGTTGGATTCATTAAAAGATTTGGGTGTGAAACGGTTAAGAAACAAAATTTATAGTAACATGGGGCATACAATTTCTAGCGAAGAAATTAAAGACATAACCAAATTTATTGAGGAAAATCGTTGA
- a CDS encoding 1-acyl-sn-glycerol-3-phosphate acyltransferase, producing MIRFLAFILCRIFFKRICISGTPYTGGSSIWASNHSSGIVDPAVMLGLAPVRIRPLAKHTLWDIPVMRQFLKLTRAIPVTRLQDIKKDIQAQKEMLEQGNFEADWRAKANNEAFQKVGDALLEGDSILIFPEGVSHDEPFIFQLKTGLARMALQAMSRSKDENFTVVVQPAVIDYSEKDEFRSELYLHFCEPVVITSSDFSVKDIMDGVRESLESGFASFFSWDEKRNWRFLFELAYGRSPSSAREFRIFVEQNRPNFDSDPIIMAKIQTMRRMMQAVNVSPAQLVWGDNNYKKRNFFWVMIRHGWFYLFVSFPIETLGTLVWVLPAKICERLAKKSTSDRDVRATMKIAHGMWFFPLWAFLMSSIFTYFAGGYLPHINKIVLWVAFLILTPTFLALSLIVQESINFFPGFLRLAKLRFFFPRGWYELMKEWREISDGVMQKIKDSEEQNLKNKSLNK from the coding sequence ATGATTCGATTTCTGGCTTTTATTCTTTGCAGGATTTTCTTCAAAAGAATTTGTATTTCAGGAACACCTTATACAGGTGGAAGTTCAATATGGGCTTCAAATCATTCTAGTGGCATTGTTGATCCAGCTGTGATGTTAGGTTTAGCTCCCGTGCGAATCAGACCTCTTGCCAAGCATACTCTTTGGGACATTCCCGTAATGCGCCAATTTCTAAAATTAACTAGAGCAATCCCTGTAACTCGTTTGCAAGATATCAAAAAAGATATTCAAGCCCAAAAAGAAATGTTGGAACAAGGTAATTTTGAAGCTGACTGGCGTGCAAAAGCAAATAATGAGGCCTTTCAAAAAGTGGGAGATGCATTATTGGAAGGAGATAGCATTCTTATTTTTCCCGAAGGCGTTAGTCATGATGAACCTTTCATTTTCCAATTAAAAACAGGTTTGGCGCGTATGGCTTTACAAGCAATGAGCCGGAGCAAAGATGAAAATTTTACTGTAGTCGTTCAACCTGCCGTAATTGATTATTCGGAAAAAGATGAATTTCGTAGTGAGTTGTATTTGCATTTCTGTGAACCTGTAGTCATTACATCTAGTGATTTTTCTGTAAAAGATATAATGGATGGAGTAAGAGAATCCTTAGAATCTGGTTTTGCTAGTTTTTTTAGCTGGGATGAAAAAAGAAATTGGCGCTTTTTATTTGAACTGGCATATGGAAGAAGCCCATCTTCCGCAAGAGAATTTAGAATTTTTGTTGAGCAGAACCGTCCTAATTTTGATTCTGACCCAATTATTATGGCTAAAATTCAAACAATGCGCAGAATGATGCAAGCTGTGAATGTTTCTCCAGCACAACTTGTCTGGGGGGATAATAATTATAAAAAGAGAAACTTCTTTTGGGTGATGATAAGACATGGCTGGTTTTATCTTTTTGTATCTTTTCCTATAGAAACACTAGGAACGTTAGTTTGGGTATTACCAGCAAAAATTTGTGAAAGACTTGCAAAGAAAAGCACTTCCGACAGAGATGTGCGTGCTACTATGAAAATTGCGCATGGAATGTGGTTTTTTCCCCTTTGGGCGTTTCTCATGTCCTCTATTTTTACTTACTTTGCAGGTGGCTATTTACCTCATATCAATAAAATCGTATTATGGGTTGCTTTCCTTATCTTAACTCCAACATTTCTTGCGTTAAGTTTGATAGTCCAAGAAAGCATTAATTTTTTCCCAGGCTTTTTACGCTTAGCAAAACTGCGTTTTTTCTTTCCTAGAGGTTGGTATGAACTCATGAAAGAATGGAGAGAAATTTCAGACGGGGTAATGCAAAAAATAAAAGACTCTGAAGAACAAAATTTAAAAAATAAATCTCTCAATAAATAG
- the nadE gene encoding NAD(+) synthase has product MKIAIGQLIVKAANCAENFHKMQEQILDAIENQAHLIIFPEMALPGYFIGDTWEQLSFLQDCEYYHKKILRLSDKIDIIFGSVGVDWQKKNEDGRVRKYNAIYCASKGNFIINSKTKYPFWIKSLMPNYREFDDSRYFYDLRKLASDNNSKLEELYEPLKLKLNGKVIKIGVSICEDAWSDDYSNNPILTFNKKYKHDFFLNLSASPYTLAKKEKREKLFCKISKYCNTSLFYVNCVGVQNLGKTIYGFDGSSTFYSNKGKVIEIGEFFSESLRFFEFDLSRKTLISKQSFLNERNKLDKASELQFSLEYILRSCLNEWNIKKVVIGLSGGIDSALSAVLFTRVLGNKNVYLINMPSQFNSELTKNAAKKLADNLQCPFAFIPIDESIKYTKDQINKVSFSHSNEKIEVNSFVFENIQARDRSGRILAAVAAALGGVFVCNANKSEMTVGYSTLYGDQAGFMAPLADLWKQDVYLLSHHYNKHIFKKQVIPNETLQVVPSAELSENHNVMENKGDPLNYPYHDLLFSSWVEHWNRKTPEDCLKAYLKNNLATLIGCESKLIENLFPNVHAFINDLERWWTLYQGMGAFKRVQAPPVIALSRRAFGNDHREHIGRVTFSAGYIKIKSKILKE; this is encoded by the coding sequence ATGAAAATTGCAATAGGACAATTGATAGTAAAAGCAGCAAACTGTGCAGAGAATTTTCATAAAATGCAAGAGCAGATATTAGATGCCATTGAAAATCAAGCACATTTAATTATTTTTCCTGAAATGGCTTTGCCTGGATATTTTATTGGAGATACTTGGGAACAATTATCATTTTTACAAGATTGCGAGTATTATCATAAAAAAATTCTAAGACTATCAGATAAAATTGATATTATTTTTGGTTCGGTTGGAGTTGATTGGCAGAAAAAAAATGAAGATGGAAGAGTTAGAAAATATAATGCAATTTATTGTGCTTCTAAAGGAAATTTTATAATTAATTCTAAAACAAAATATCCTTTTTGGATTAAATCTCTAATGCCTAATTATAGAGAATTTGATGATTCTCGTTACTTTTATGATCTTAGAAAACTTGCGAGTGATAATAATTCAAAGCTTGAAGAACTATATGAACCTTTAAAATTAAAGCTAAATGGAAAAGTTATAAAAATAGGGGTTTCAATTTGTGAAGATGCTTGGTCAGATGATTATAGTAATAATCCAATTCTAACTTTTAATAAAAAATATAAGCACGACTTTTTTCTAAATCTAAGTGCTTCACCTTATACTTTGGCAAAAAAAGAAAAACGTGAAAAATTATTTTGCAAGATAAGTAAGTATTGTAACACTTCTTTGTTCTATGTAAATTGTGTAGGTGTGCAAAATTTAGGAAAAACAATTTATGGTTTTGATGGTTCTTCTACTTTTTATTCAAATAAAGGAAAAGTTATTGAAATTGGTGAATTTTTCTCAGAATCTCTCCGCTTTTTTGAATTTGACCTTTCTAGAAAAACATTAATCAGTAAACAATCATTTTTAAATGAAAGAAATAAGCTTGATAAAGCTAGTGAATTGCAATTTTCCTTGGAGTACATCCTTAGAAGTTGTTTAAATGAATGGAATATTAAAAAGGTTGTAATTGGTTTGAGTGGTGGAATTGATTCTGCTTTAAGTGCAGTCCTGTTTACACGTGTTTTAGGTAACAAAAATGTGTATTTAATTAATATGCCATCTCAATTTAATTCTGAACTAACAAAAAATGCTGCAAAAAAATTAGCTGATAATCTTCAATGTCCATTTGCTTTTATTCCTATAGATGAATCTATTAAATATACAAAAGATCAAATAAATAAAGTTTCTTTTTCTCATTCAAATGAAAAAATTGAAGTAAATTCTTTTGTTTTTGAGAATATCCAAGCAAGAGATAGAAGTGGAAGAATATTAGCAGCAGTTGCTGCGGCTTTAGGTGGAGTATTTGTTTGCAATGCTAATAAATCAGAAATGACAGTAGGCTATTCTACTTTATATGGAGATCAAGCTGGATTTATGGCACCTCTTGCAGATTTGTGGAAACAAGATGTTTATTTGCTTTCTCATCATTATAACAAACATATTTTTAAAAAACAGGTTATTCCCAATGAAACACTACAAGTTGTTCCAAGCGCGGAACTTAGTGAAAATCATAATGTCATGGAAAATAAAGGAGATCCTTTAAATTACCCTTATCATGATTTGCTTTTCTCCTCTTGGGTTGAGCATTGGAATAGAAAAACACCTGAGGATTGTTTAAAAGCATATTTAAAAAACAACCTTGCAACACTTATTGGTTGTGAAAGTAAGTTGATAGAAAATCTATTTCCTAATGTGCATGCTTTTATAAATGATTTGGAACGTTGGTGGACTTTATATCAAGGTATGGGTGCTTTTAAAAGAGTTCAAGCTCCTCCAGTTATTGCGTTGAGTAGAAGGGCTTTTGGGAATGATCATAGAGAGCATATTGGGCGTGTTACTTTTTCGGCAGGATATATAAAAATTAAAAGTAAGATCTTAAAAGAATAA
- the hflX gene encoding GTPase HflX, with amino-acid sequence MNKTNIDIEKTLELEKARIQLENRDIVGMKAYLVSLELPEDNPVEIQESLQELGALVRTLGDECLGVSVQKKNKPVPATYIGLGKAEEIKKSCQILQIDYVTFDQELSPTQVRNLENLINKPVLDRTSIILQIFKKNARSKESRTQVEIAHLEYMAPRLSNAWIAWERQRGGGGVGGRVKGSGETQLEIDRRRMKDKIASLKKDLEKIQKERETQRKNRLDEWNVVLVGYTNAGKTTLMNALTESHLSAKDSLFETLDSSVRKIRGTNNMNILITDTVGFIRNLPHGLVASFRSTLEEACKADLILHIVDISNKSYKEHIKVTDEVLRQVGASEVPKIIIFNKIDAIKGEPQLARILMRSYPKSICISSQKEEDIKKFRETIVQFLAQNMVEKVFNVHYEDSKMLSLIYSHTRVLEAKWTQDEGIFKVRMSKSIYQRYFVINKVEENLEW; translated from the coding sequence TTGAATAAAACAAATATTGATATAGAAAAAACTCTAGAATTAGAAAAAGCAAGAATACAACTAGAAAATCGTGATATAGTTGGGATGAAGGCTTATCTAGTTAGCTTAGAATTACCTGAAGACAATCCTGTTGAAATTCAAGAAAGTCTGCAAGAATTAGGTGCTCTTGTAAGAACTCTTGGAGATGAATGTTTGGGAGTTTCAGTTCAGAAGAAAAATAAACCTGTCCCAGCCACATATATAGGTTTAGGAAAAGCAGAAGAAATAAAAAAATCTTGTCAAATATTACAAATTGATTATGTTACTTTTGATCAAGAATTATCTCCAACACAGGTCAGGAATTTAGAAAATTTAATAAATAAACCTGTACTTGATAGAACAAGTATTATTCTGCAGATTTTCAAAAAAAATGCGCGTTCAAAAGAATCAAGAACTCAAGTTGAAATTGCTCACTTGGAGTATATGGCTCCTCGCTTATCCAACGCTTGGATTGCTTGGGAAAGACAAAGAGGCGGTGGTGGAGTTGGAGGAAGAGTGAAAGGCTCTGGTGAGACTCAACTTGAAATTGATAGAAGACGCATGAAAGATAAAATTGCTTCCTTAAAAAAAGATTTAGAAAAAATTCAAAAAGAAAGAGAAACACAAAGAAAAAACAGGTTAGATGAATGGAATGTAGTTTTAGTTGGGTATACCAATGCAGGGAAAACAACTTTAATGAATGCATTAACTGAAAGTCATTTGTCCGCCAAAGACTCATTGTTTGAAACACTGGATTCAAGTGTAAGAAAAATTCGTGGAACAAATAACATGAATATTCTAATCACTGATACAGTTGGTTTTATTAGAAATTTACCACATGGATTAGTAGCGAGTTTTCGAAGTACTTTAGAAGAGGCCTGCAAGGCAGATCTTATCTTGCATATTGTGGATATTTCTAATAAGTCTTATAAGGAACATATTAAGGTAACTGATGAGGTTCTCCGCCAAGTAGGAGCATCTGAGGTTCCAAAAATAATCATTTTTAATAAAATAGATGCCATTAAAGGTGAGCCGCAGTTGGCTAGAATATTAATGCGTAGTTACCCAAAAAGTATTTGTATTTCTAGTCAAAAAGAAGAGGATATAAAAAAATTTAGAGAAACTATTGTGCAGTTTCTTGCGCAAAATATGGTAGAAAAAGTATTTAATGTACATTATGAAGATTCTAAAATGTTGTCATTAATTTATTCGCATACTCGTGTATTAGAAGCAAAATGGACACAAGATGAAGGTATATTTAAAGTTAGAATGTCTAAAAGTATTTATCAAAGATATTTTGTGATTAATAAAGTTGAGGAAAATTTAGAATGGTAG
- a CDS encoding motility associated factor glycosyltransferase family protein, translated as MNQKLKVQKFIIFLNGSNSQTNVKVIANKQKSSSLTDLNENEIFIADGGLNHFLRNKISSNKIIWAGDYDSLTEKSKKFLDKNSVRNNMGQERELIVEEISLQKNKDYNDFSFLLELIKKKSKNIPIFIEIFFGLGGRKDHELANIFEAKRFVKNHAPGGICYFHGGVIISSVNFEVICANKLTFSIFSDEDNVPISIKGAKYSGNITLERPSHGLSNSTKGSRIFIKPNSSTILFYF; from the coding sequence ATGAACCAGAAGCTTAAAGTTCAAAAATTTATAATTTTTTTAAATGGTTCAAATTCACAAACAAATGTCAAAGTCATAGCAAATAAACAAAAATCCTCATCCTTAACTGACTTAAATGAGAATGAAATTTTCATTGCTGATGGAGGATTGAATCATTTTCTACGAAATAAAATATCTAGTAATAAAATTATTTGGGCTGGTGACTACGATAGTTTGACAGAAAAATCCAAAAAATTTCTTGACAAAAATTCAGTACGTAACAATATGGGACAGGAGAGAGAGCTGATTGTTGAAGAAATCTCTTTGCAGAAAAATAAAGACTATAATGACTTTTCATTTTTATTAGAATTAATAAAGAAAAAGTCAAAAAATATTCCAATATTTATTGAAATTTTTTTTGGACTAGGTGGAAGAAAAGATCATGAACTAGCAAATATATTTGAAGCAAAAAGATTTGTTAAAAACCATGCTCCAGGAGGTATTTGTTATTTTCACGGAGGTGTTATTATTTCATCTGTTAACTTTGAAGTAATTTGTGCCAATAAGTTAACATTCTCAATTTTTTCAGATGAAGATAATGTTCCTATCTCTATTAAAGGAGCTAAATATAGTGGAAATATTACTCTTGAAAGACCTTCGCATGGCTTGAGTAATTCAACAAAAGGAAGTAGGATTTTTATAAAGCCTAACAGTTCTACCATTTTATTTTATTTTTAA